One genomic window of Rhizomicrobium sp. includes the following:
- a CDS encoding multicopper oxidase domain-containing protein: MTLDRRHLLQLGAAAALSGGVAHAAHPSPAPRSLPHGQAAADHTIRIATGLVELGPDAAVSTKLYNGQFPGPLLRLTEGKRVVVDIHNDTDTPEQLHWHGQFLPADVDGAAEEGTPFILPHGMRRVAFTPKPAGLRFYHSHLAAKTDLSAGLYSGQAGLVYVEPRQNPGAYDREVFLTLKEFAPYFNRMEMALDFLSPTNIVPELRAAALKALDASTKRGLPQAFELGYDFLTINGRMLGQGAPIRVRAGERVLFHILNASASEIRSLALPGHVFTVLALDGYPVPRPAAVPVLWLGPAERISAIVEMKQPGVWTLGELDDDARAHGMGIVVEYAGQKGGPAWQKPAPFRWDYRRFGRASGASPPPDETITMTFAARPGARDGFDEFTVNGVPFSMERMEPLFHIARGRRYRLRLRNATDDIHPLHLHRHAFELTSIAGFPTAGVMKDVVMIGGFQEMTVDFVADQPGLSLFHCHMQQHMDYGFMALFSCA, from the coding sequence ATGACGCTTGATCGACGCCATCTCCTCCAGCTTGGCGCCGCCGCGGCGCTCTCGGGCGGCGTCGCGCATGCCGCGCACCCAAGTCCTGCTCCGCGGTCTTTGCCGCATGGCCAGGCCGCGGCCGACCACACGATCCGCATCGCGACCGGCCTGGTGGAATTGGGACCGGACGCGGCGGTCTCGACCAAGCTCTATAACGGCCAGTTTCCCGGCCCGCTGCTGCGCCTGACCGAGGGCAAGCGCGTCGTCGTCGATATCCACAACGACACCGATACGCCGGAGCAGCTTCACTGGCACGGCCAGTTCCTGCCGGCCGATGTCGACGGCGCCGCCGAAGAGGGCACGCCGTTCATTCTGCCGCATGGCATGCGGCGCGTCGCGTTCACGCCCAAGCCGGCGGGCCTTCGCTTCTATCACTCCCACCTTGCAGCCAAGACCGATCTCTCGGCCGGTCTGTACAGCGGACAGGCCGGTCTCGTTTACGTCGAGCCGCGGCAGAACCCCGGCGCCTATGACCGCGAGGTCTTCCTCACGCTCAAGGAGTTCGCGCCCTATTTCAACCGCATGGAAATGGCGCTGGATTTCCTGTCGCCGACCAACATCGTTCCGGAACTCCGCGCCGCTGCGCTGAAGGCGCTCGACGCCTCGACCAAGCGCGGCCTGCCGCAAGCCTTTGAGCTCGGCTACGACTTCCTGACGATCAACGGCCGCATGCTCGGGCAGGGCGCGCCGATCCGCGTTCGCGCCGGCGAGCGCGTCCTGTTCCACATCCTCAACGCCAGCGCCAGCGAGATCCGCAGCCTGGCCTTGCCGGGGCATGTCTTCACCGTGCTCGCGCTGGACGGCTATCCCGTGCCGCGTCCGGCGGCGGTGCCGGTGCTGTGGCTCGGCCCGGCCGAGCGCATCTCGGCGATCGTCGAAATGAAGCAGCCGGGCGTGTGGACGCTGGGCGAGCTCGACGACGACGCAAGGGCGCACGGCATGGGGATCGTCGTCGAATATGCCGGCCAGAAAGGCGGGCCGGCTTGGCAGAAGCCGGCGCCGTTCCGCTGGGACTATCGGCGCTTCGGCAGGGCGTCCGGCGCCTCGCCGCCGCCGGACGAGACCATCACCATGACCTTCGCGGCGCGCCCGGGCGCGCGCGACGGCTTCGACGAATTCACCGTCAACGGCGTGCCGTTCTCGATGGAACGGATGGAGCCGCTGTTCCACATCGCGCGCGGCCGGCGCTACCGCCTGCGCCTGCGCAACGCCACCGACGACATCCATCCTTTGCATCTGCATCGCCATGCTTTCGAGCTGACCAGCATCGCCGGCTTTCCCACGGCGGGCGTCATGAAGGACGTCGTCATGATCGGCGGATTTCAGGAGATGACGGTCGACTTCGTCGCCGACCAGCCGGGGCTCAGCCTCTTCCACTGTCACATGCAGCAGCACATGGACTATGGGTTCATGGCGCTGTTTTCCTGCGCGTAG
- a CDS encoding NAD-dependent succinate-semialdehyde dehydrogenase: MSYQSFNPATGKLLKSFDELTDKQLESKIAAAQACYESWRHKTYAERAAIIAKAAELLHAKAAEFAHIMTLEMGKRIGEAVGEVEFSSNILSYYAKNAERFLAPVKLHPSLGEGHMESSPIGVVFCVEPWNFPYYQLARVAGPHLMAGNVLLVKHAGIVPQCAIAFEKLLTEAGAPAGLYTNLLISHDQSDRVVDDPRVKGVALTGSVAAGRSIAARAGKNLKPSSMELGGSDAFIVLEDADLEHTIKWAVWGRMYNTGQTCCAAKRFVVVEKLADTFLEKFKAALEALKPGDPLDEKTTLGPLSSESALVDLLKQVDGAVSHGAKVLMGGKRIDRPGSYMQPTILTDVKFDNPAFREEFFGPVALFFRVKDEDAAVALANDSDFGLGGSVFTKDVARGKRIASRVETGMMFINNISWSDAELPFGGIKDSGYGRELGDMGIQEFVNKKLVRYVAAEAPL, encoded by the coding sequence ATGAGCTATCAAAGCTTCAATCCCGCCACCGGCAAGCTTCTGAAGTCGTTCGACGAACTGACCGACAAGCAGTTGGAGAGCAAGATCGCGGCGGCCCAGGCCTGTTACGAATCCTGGCGGCACAAGACCTATGCCGAGCGCGCGGCCATCATCGCGAAGGCGGCGGAACTCCTGCACGCGAAGGCGGCCGAGTTCGCGCATATCATGACGCTCGAGATGGGCAAGCGCATCGGCGAAGCTGTCGGCGAGGTGGAGTTCAGCTCGAACATTCTCTCCTACTACGCCAAGAACGCAGAGCGTTTCCTGGCGCCGGTAAAGCTCCATCCGTCGCTCGGCGAGGGCCACATGGAGAGCAGCCCGATCGGCGTGGTGTTCTGCGTCGAGCCGTGGAACTTTCCCTATTACCAGCTGGCCCGCGTCGCCGGCCCGCATCTGATGGCGGGCAACGTCCTTTTGGTGAAGCACGCCGGCATCGTGCCGCAATGCGCGATCGCCTTCGAGAAGCTGTTGACCGAGGCCGGCGCGCCCGCCGGTCTGTATACCAATTTGCTGATCTCGCACGATCAGTCGGACCGCGTCGTCGACGACCCGCGCGTGAAGGGCGTGGCGCTGACCGGCAGCGTCGCGGCCGGCCGGAGCATCGCGGCGCGCGCCGGAAAGAATCTCAAACCGTCTTCGATGGAATTGGGCGGCAGCGACGCGTTCATCGTCCTTGAAGACGCCGATCTCGAACACACCATCAAGTGGGCCGTGTGGGGCCGGATGTACAACACGGGTCAGACCTGCTGCGCCGCGAAGCGGTTCGTCGTCGTCGAAAAACTCGCCGACACGTTCCTGGAGAAGTTCAAGGCCGCGCTGGAGGCCCTGAAGCCGGGCGACCCGTTGGACGAAAAGACGACGCTGGGCCCGTTGTCGTCGGAATCGGCCCTGGTCGATCTTCTGAAGCAGGTCGACGGCGCGGTCTCCCACGGCGCGAAGGTTCTCATGGGCGGCAAGCGTATCGACCGTCCGGGTTCCTACATGCAGCCCACCATTCTGACGGACGTCAAATTCGACAACCCCGCCTTTCGCGAGGAATTCTTCGGGCCGGTCGCGCTGTTCTTCCGCGTCAAGGACGAGGACGCGGCCGTCGCGCTCGCCAACGATTCCGATTTCGGCCTGGGCGGCTCGGTCTTCACCAAGGACGTCGCCCGCGGCAAGCGCATCGCCAGCCGCGTCGAGACCGGCATGATGTTCATCAACAACATCTCCTGGTCCGATGCCGAACTGCCGTTCGGCGGGATCAAGGACTCCGGCTATGGCCGCGAGCTCGGCGACATGGGCATCCAGGAGTTCGTGAACAAAAAGCTGGTCCGCTATGTGGCAGCCGAGGCGCCGCTGTAG
- a CDS encoding HPF/RaiA family ribosome-associated protein, which translates to MQVLVYTDHNVQGGEEFSHLTEAELRTALHRYVDEITRVEVYFSDENGAKSGDGDKRCLIEAHLAGHQPLTARHDAATSPGAFDGAARKMAHLLESTLGRLHHHKGEASIRTENVME; encoded by the coding sequence ATGCAAGTCCTCGTTTATACCGACCATAATGTCCAAGGGGGTGAGGAATTCTCTCACCTCACCGAGGCGGAGCTGCGCACGGCCTTGCATCGCTACGTCGACGAGATCACGCGGGTCGAGGTCTATTTCAGCGACGAGAACGGCGCGAAATCCGGCGACGGGGACAAGCGATGTCTTATCGAGGCGCACCTTGCCGGCCATCAGCCGTTGACCGCGCGTCACGACGCGGCGACCTCGCCGGGCGCCTTCGACGGCGCCGCCAGGAAGATGGCGCACCTGCTGGAGTCGACGCTGGGACGGCTGCACCATCACAAGGGCGAGGCGTCGATCCGGACCGAAAACGTCATGGAATAA
- the adhP gene encoding alcohol dehydrogenase AdhP has translation MAHTMHAAIVEQFGKPLVLREWDIPTPGPGQILVKTEACGVCHTDLHAAQGDWPLKPALPFIPGHEGIGRVAAVGSGVTIVKEGDRVGVPWLYSACGHCEYCLSAWETVCAEAQFGGYTKNGGFAEYILADPNYVAHIPAGLAAKEAAPIICAGITTYKGIKVTDARPGEWIAISGVGGLGHLAIQYAKAMGLKVCAVDIDDGKLAHAKRLGADLVFNAKSGDPAAALKKETGGGAHGVLITAPSLPAFKQGVGMTRKRGTCVLVGLPPGEFPVPLFDVVANCITIRGSFVGTREDMAEALAFAAEGKVKADIELQPLSNINKVFDRLEHGDVPSRVVLDFSAR, from the coding sequence ATGGCTCATACAATGCACGCCGCGATCGTCGAACAGTTCGGCAAGCCTCTGGTCCTTCGCGAATGGGACATACCGACGCCGGGGCCGGGCCAGATCCTGGTCAAGACGGAAGCCTGCGGCGTCTGCCACACCGATCTTCATGCCGCGCAGGGCGACTGGCCTTTGAAGCCCGCGCTCCCGTTCATTCCCGGTCACGAAGGCATCGGCCGCGTTGCCGCGGTGGGTTCCGGCGTGACCATCGTGAAGGAAGGCGACCGGGTCGGCGTGCCCTGGCTCTATTCGGCCTGCGGGCACTGCGAATATTGCCTGTCGGCCTGGGAGACCGTGTGCGCCGAGGCGCAGTTCGGCGGCTACACCAAGAATGGCGGCTTCGCCGAATATATCCTCGCCGATCCCAATTATGTCGCGCACATTCCGGCCGGCCTCGCGGCCAAGGAGGCCGCGCCGATCATCTGCGCCGGCATCACCACGTATAAAGGGATCAAGGTAACCGATGCGCGGCCCGGCGAGTGGATCGCGATCTCCGGCGTCGGCGGTCTCGGGCATCTGGCGATCCAGTATGCCAAGGCCATGGGCCTCAAGGTCTGTGCCGTCGACATCGATGACGGCAAGCTCGCGCACGCCAAGCGCCTCGGCGCCGATCTGGTATTCAATGCCAAGTCCGGCGATCCGGCGGCCGCGCTGAAAAAGGAAACCGGCGGCGGCGCGCATGGCGTCCTGATCACGGCGCCCTCGCTTCCGGCCTTCAAGCAGGGCGTCGGCATGACCCGCAAGCGCGGAACCTGCGTCCTGGTCGGATTGCCGCCGGGCGAGTTTCCGGTTCCGCTCTTCGATGTCGTGGCGAACTGCATCACCATTCGCGGCTCGTTCGTCGGCACGCGGGAGGATATGGCGGAGGCGCTTGCCTTCGCGGCCGAAGGCAAGGTGAAGGCCGATATCGAGCTGCAGCCCCTGTCGAACATCAACAAGGTCTTCGACCGGCTCGAGCATGGCGATGTCCCTTCGCGCGTGGTTCTCGATTTCTCGGCGCGTTAG
- a CDS encoding NmrA/HSCARG family protein, with protein MAILVTGSTGTIGSQVVSHLQGKGVEIRALTRSPEKAQARAGVTPVKGDLADVDSVRAALAGVSTLFLLVPNVADELTEAMLTLNLARDAGIKGVVYLSVFKGEDYTDVPHFAGKYAVERMIEDLDLPATVLCPAYFIQNDLRQKDALLGGGVYGMPVGQRGISMVDTRDIGEAAAIELLRRDRAPAALGRETYELVGPDSLGGEDLAAIWSETLGRSVRYGGDNLDVLEQRSKAFLPHWYAYDLRLMFRRYQEDGAAATPGDLKRLAGLLGRAPRNYRDFAKAAAAQWAKG; from the coding sequence ATGGCGATACTTGTAACCGGCAGCACCGGCACGATCGGCTCCCAGGTCGTTTCGCATCTGCAGGGTAAGGGCGTCGAAATCCGCGCGCTGACGCGTTCGCCGGAAAAGGCCCAGGCCAGGGCCGGCGTCACGCCGGTCAAAGGCGATCTCGCGGATGTGGATTCGGTGCGGGCCGCGCTGGCCGGCGTCAGCACGCTGTTCCTGCTGGTCCCGAATGTCGCCGACGAACTGACCGAGGCGATGCTGACCTTGAACCTGGCGCGCGATGCGGGGATCAAGGGCGTCGTCTATCTGTCGGTGTTCAAGGGCGAGGACTATACCGATGTCCCGCATTTCGCCGGCAAATACGCGGTCGAGCGCATGATCGAAGACCTCGATCTGCCCGCGACGGTGCTGTGCCCGGCCTATTTCATCCAGAACGATCTTCGCCAGAAGGACGCGCTGCTCGGCGGCGGCGTCTATGGCATGCCGGTCGGCCAAAGGGGCATTTCGATGGTCGACACGCGCGACATCGGCGAAGCCGCCGCGATCGAGCTTCTGCGCCGCGACCGCGCGCCGGCGGCATTGGGCCGGGAAACCTACGAGCTGGTCGGGCCCGACAGCCTCGGCGGCGAAGACCTTGCCGCGATCTGGAGCGAGACGCTTGGCCGCTCGGTCCGTTACGGCGGCGACAATCTCGATGTGCTGGAGCAGAGGTCGAAAGCCTTCCTGCCGCACTGGTACGCCTATGATCTGCGGCTGATGTTCCGCCGGTACCAGGAAGACGGTGCCGCCGCGACGCCGGGCGATCTCAAACGTCTGGCGGGCCTGCTCGGCCGGGCGCCGCGAAACTATCGCGATTTCGCGAAAGCCGCCGCGGCCCAATGGGCGAAGGGCTGA